A genome region from Planctomycetota bacterium includes the following:
- a CDS encoding sugar phosphate isomerase/epimerase → MPKRQLAVCSWSLRPKDPGELLARLRLAGMDRVQLALVPLVAQPDLWGGAIELLRGEGIEIESGMLAMIGEDYSSIARIRETGGVRCDQHWSANRERAGLVADLARKHGIALVTFHAGFLPEDTGDPLRAVMLERLREIIDLFAKHGVQVAFESGQEKSATLERALEDLQRPETGVNFDPANMLLYGLEDPLPAFRRLRERVRQVHAKDAIASGQSEVWGRETAVGAGQVPWKLFMELVAALPREVAVVIEREGGERRVEEIAAAKKFLEPMLS, encoded by the coding sequence ATGCCGAAGCGCCAACTCGCCGTCTGCTCCTGGAGCCTGCGTCCGAAAGATCCCGGTGAATTGCTCGCCCGGCTGAGATTGGCCGGGATGGACCGCGTGCAATTGGCGCTGGTTCCACTGGTGGCGCAGCCGGATCTCTGGGGCGGCGCGATTGAATTGCTTCGCGGCGAGGGCATCGAAATCGAAAGCGGCATGCTGGCGATGATCGGCGAGGATTACTCGTCGATTGCGCGCATCCGCGAAACCGGCGGCGTGCGCTGCGATCAGCATTGGTCCGCCAACCGCGAGCGCGCCGGCCTGGTCGCCGACCTCGCGCGGAAACACGGCATCGCATTAGTCACCTTTCACGCGGGCTTCCTGCCCGAGGACACCGGCGATCCGCTGCGCGCCGTGATGCTCGAGCGCCTCCGCGAGATCATCGATCTCTTCGCCAAGCACGGCGTCCAGGTCGCCTTCGAGAGCGGCCAGGAAAAGTCGGCCACTTTGGAGCGGGCCTTGGAGGATCTGCAGAGGCCCGAGACGGGGGTGAACTTCGATCCGGCCAACATGCTGCTCTACGGACTCGAGGATCCGCTGCCGGCTTTTCGCCGCCTGCGCGAGCGCGTGCGCCAGGTGCACGCCAAGGACGCCATCGCCAGCGGTCAGTCCGAAGTCTGGGGCCGCGAAACCGCGGTCGGCGCAGGGCAGGTGCCGTGGAAGCTCTTCATGGAGCTGGTCGCAGCCCTGCCCAGGGAGGTCGCGGTGGTGATCGAGCGCGAAGGCGGAGAGCGCCGGGTGGAGGAAATTGCGGCTGCAAAAAAATTCCTTGAACCTATGCTTTCGTGA
- a CDS encoding DUF4442 domain-containing protein, with the protein MSSAPAESRITKVESTTVARTAPIEPAVAKKTLSERAEAFISRLSTRNWFWQKVCSLIWLPYAFRSGITMRRVDSNRFTALLPFSRGNRNWYNAMAGAALLGNSEVAAGLFLFGKVGSDYFVVCKKMEYRFLRPCVGPALYDIAAEQDIDELVKAGGEFNIDLDINIHQQMGKKRGDKRVGRCRIIFHCTPKAAAKARALRKSKKLSEADAAADN; encoded by the coding sequence GTGAGCAGTGCCCCCGCGGAATCCCGGATCACCAAGGTGGAATCGACGACTGTCGCTCGGACAGCGCCGATCGAGCCGGCCGTCGCCAAGAAGACCCTGAGCGAGCGCGCCGAGGCCTTCATCAGCCGGCTGAGCACCCGCAACTGGTTCTGGCAGAAGGTGTGCAGCCTGATCTGGCTGCCCTACGCCTTCCGCTCGGGCATCACCATGCGGCGCGTCGATTCCAACCGCTTCACCGCACTGCTTCCTTTCAGCCGCGGCAACCGCAACTGGTACAACGCCATGGCGGGCGCGGCGCTGCTGGGCAACAGCGAGGTGGCGGCGGGACTCTTCCTCTTCGGCAAGGTCGGCAGCGACTACTTCGTGGTCTGCAAGAAGATGGAGTACCGCTTCCTGCGCCCCTGCGTCGGCCCGGCACTCTACGACATCGCCGCCGAGCAGGACATCGACGAACTGGTTAAGGCCGGCGGCGAGTTCAACATCGACCTCGACATCAACATTCACCAGCAGATGGGCAAGAAGCGCGGCGACAAGCGGGTCGGCCGCTGTCGGATCATCTTCCATTGCACGCCAAAGGCCGCGGCCAAGGCCCGGGCCCTGCGCAAATCGAAGAAGCTCTCCGAGGCCGACGCCGCCGCCGACAACTGA
- a CDS encoding DUF1800 domain-containing protein, with product MLDDALKPLPAKSFDYDAAVHLLNRAGFGGTPAQARSLADLGLDKAVDQLVKYEAKPIEPVKADLFEKDIMRPPTDEEREEARKARQSNDEEALAKIQRERQRRQGDDRKQIAELQKWWIKRMIETPRPLEEKMTLFLHGHFATGYRTIEDSYHMFQQNQLFRKFATGNFGELAHRIIKDPAMIKYLDNDENQKSKPNENLARELMELFTLGEGHGYTEADIKEGARALTGYTFDDDTFRYNANNHDTSTKTIMGKSGAYDGDGFLDLILARKECAEFIAAKLFKFFVNDTPGDPSKEQKAFVLAMANKLRSSKYEFKPLLDAVFSSAYFYSPANRGAIIKSPIQLTVQAVRSLRTPVRELSALASATDLMGQNVFFPPNVKGWDGGRSWINTSTLFIRQNLLVYLLTGRKPDMYEWQASDIPFDATHLVDHLRKPDGTVDMTAGIEYLLQFNLAQQPSPLRVQQVVSFAKSRGERLDNDRIIAVLALTTAMPEYQLC from the coding sequence ATGCTTGATGACGCCCTGAAACCCCTGCCCGCGAAGTCGTTCGACTACGACGCGGCGGTCCATCTGCTCAACCGCGCCGGTTTCGGCGGCACGCCGGCGCAGGCCCGCTCGCTGGCGGATCTTGGGCTGGACAAGGCGGTCGACCAGCTCGTGAAGTACGAAGCGAAGCCGATCGAGCCGGTCAAGGCGGACCTCTTCGAAAAGGACATCATGCGCCCGCCGACCGACGAGGAGCGCGAAGAGGCGCGCAAGGCCCGCCAATCCAACGACGAGGAGGCGCTGGCGAAGATCCAGCGCGAGCGCCAGCGCCGACAGGGCGACGACCGCAAGCAGATCGCCGAGCTGCAGAAGTGGTGGATCAAGCGCATGATCGAGACGCCGCGGCCGCTGGAAGAGAAGATGACGCTCTTCCTGCACGGCCACTTCGCCACCGGCTACCGCACCATCGAAGACAGCTACCACATGTTCCAGCAGAACCAGCTTTTCCGGAAGTTCGCCACCGGCAATTTCGGGGAGCTGGCCCACCGGATCATCAAGGATCCGGCGATGATCAAGTACCTGGACAACGACGAGAACCAGAAATCCAAGCCCAACGAGAACCTGGCCCGCGAGCTCATGGAGCTCTTCACGCTGGGCGAAGGACACGGCTACACCGAGGCGGACATCAAGGAGGGCGCCAGGGCGCTCACCGGATACACCTTCGACGATGACACCTTCCGTTACAACGCCAACAATCACGACACCTCGACCAAGACCATCATGGGCAAGAGCGGCGCCTACGACGGCGACGGCTTCCTCGATCTCATCCTGGCACGCAAGGAATGCGCCGAGTTCATCGCCGCCAAGCTCTTCAAATTCTTCGTCAACGACACGCCGGGCGACCCCTCCAAGGAGCAGAAGGCCTTTGTGCTTGCGATGGCCAACAAGCTGCGCTCCTCCAAGTACGAATTCAAGCCGCTGCTGGACGCGGTCTTCTCGAGCGCTTACTTCTACTCGCCCGCCAACCGCGGCGCGATCATCAAGAGCCCGATCCAGCTGACCGTGCAGGCGGTGCGCAGCCTGCGCACTCCGGTGCGCGAGCTCAGCGCGCTGGCCAGCGCCACCGACCTGATGGGGCAGAATGTTTTCTTCCCGCCCAACGTCAAGGGGTGGGATGGCGGCCGCAGCTGGATCAACACCAGCACCCTCTTCATCCGCCAGAATCTGCTGGTCTACCTGCTCACGGGGCGCAAGCCCGACATGTACGAGTGGCAGGCCAGTGACATTCCCTTTGACGCCACGCATCTGGTTGACCATCTGCGCAAGCCGGACGGCACGGTCGACATGACGGCCGGCATCGAGTACCTGCTTCAGTTCAATTTGGCGCAGCAACCCTCGCCGCTTCGCGTGCAGCAAGTCGTATCATTCGCCAAGAGTCGCGGCGAGCGACTGGACAACGATCGAATCATCGCCGTGCTCGCGTTGACCACGGCCATGCCGGAATACCAACTCTGCTAG
- a CDS encoding DUF1501 domain-containing protein, whose product MSEPTTPYSRRFFLQHGVALASMVTTIPQFIQNSALGMISQLAGNPGGAGLPQDRILVVVQLGGGNDGLNTVIPFGMNDYYNARPTIGIPAPNGTARGQTGVALMLDQQRGLGLNPSLRGLKSLYDDGKLAVLQGVGYPNPNRSHFTSMDIWQTAKTDAKGNGWIGRYFDNTCNGTPLPEGSISIGRTAPLALNGQLQKPISFESAELFRWLGKDLHKSLDEPYQQINRAGTLPETTENSQAAFLMRTALDAQLSSDRIRAAVGKTPLTTWPNSDIADQLRIVSALIRDGLSTRVYYVSKSGFDTHAGQLGSHGRTLQQVGDALAAFQKELAAQHAEDRVITMVFSEFGRRVKQNASGGTDHGTAAPMFVIGSKVKAGVHGDHPSLTDLDQGDLKFKQDFRGVYANILDEWMKAPSAKILGGTYGKSSIIKA is encoded by the coding sequence ATGAGCGAACCCACCACCCCCTACTCGCGCCGCTTCTTCCTGCAGCATGGCGTGGCCCTGGCCAGCATGGTCACCACCATCCCGCAGTTCATCCAGAACTCGGCGCTGGGCATGATCTCGCAGCTCGCGGGCAATCCCGGCGGCGCGGGTCTGCCCCAGGATCGCATCCTGGTCGTGGTGCAGCTGGGCGGCGGCAACGACGGCTTGAATACCGTGATTCCCTTCGGGATGAACGACTACTACAACGCGCGCCCCACCATTGGCATTCCGGCGCCCAACGGCACGGCGCGAGGACAGACCGGCGTGGCTCTGATGCTCGACCAGCAGCGCGGCCTGGGATTGAATCCCTCGCTCAGGGGACTGAAGAGTTTGTATGACGACGGCAAACTCGCCGTGCTGCAGGGCGTGGGCTATCCCAATCCCAACCGAAGCCACTTCACCAGCATGGACATCTGGCAGACCGCCAAGACCGACGCCAAGGGCAACGGCTGGATCGGCCGCTACTTCGACAACACCTGCAACGGCACGCCGCTGCCCGAGGGCTCCATCAGCATCGGGCGCACCGCGCCGCTGGCTCTCAACGGGCAATTGCAGAAGCCGATCTCCTTTGAGAGCGCCGAATTGTTCCGCTGGCTCGGCAAGGACTTGCACAAGAGCCTCGATGAGCCTTATCAGCAGATCAACCGCGCCGGCACGCTTCCCGAAACCACCGAGAACAGCCAGGCCGCCTTCCTCATGCGCACGGCGCTGGACGCGCAGCTCAGCAGCGACCGCATCCGCGCCGCCGTCGGCAAGACGCCGCTGACGACCTGGCCCAACTCCGACATCGCCGACCAGCTTCGCATTGTGTCGGCGCTGATCCGCGACGGCCTCTCGACGCGCGTCTACTACGTCTCCAAGTCCGGCTTCGACACGCATGCCGGGCAGCTGGGCAGCCACGGCCGCACGCTGCAGCAGGTGGGCGATGCGCTGGCGGCCTTCCAGAAGGAATTGGCGGCGCAACATGCGGAAGATCGCGTGATCACCATGGTCTTCAGCGAGTTCGGCCGGCGCGTCAAGCAAAACGCCAGCGGCGGCACCGACCACGGAACCGCGGCGCCAATGTTCGTGATCGGATCCAAGGTCAAGGCCGGCGTGCACGGCGACCATCCAAGCCTCACCGACCTGGACCAGGGCGATCTGAAGTTCAAACAGGATTTCCGCGGTGTCTATGCCAACATCCTCGACGAGTGGATGAAGGCGCCAAGCGCCAAGATCCTGGGCGGAACCTACGGCAAGAGCTCGATCATCAAGGCGTGA
- a CDS encoding helicase, with the protein MTLPAESMLCEDGPLARRLSGFETRPQQVEMARRVEETLAKRGRLLVEAGTGVGKSFAYLIPAIARAVEAKERVVISTYTISLQEQLIEKDLPLLRAASSDEFSAVLVKGRGNYVSLRRLKLASERQERLFGDEEDRHQLHAIEDWAMTTRDGTLSSLPVLKPDSIWDQVQSDTHNCMGKRCPTYDKCFYQSARRRMENADILVCNHALFFSDLAMRARGRGFLPDYAHAILDEAHEIETVASEHFGSRLTESGVRHLLRTLVSSSGKGYLPQLRLQSAGLERVEQAVRKVELCEHAAEALFMDLRHLAQNGSTDPESAGEQRVLSAAAVEDALSGPMGELAGTLRMLRESAGEADQFELNAFAERAEAHANTCRALVAQEIPGCVYWVEARRRGRKRGRATVELQAAAVDVAPLLREQLFSRNISVVLTSATLATDADDFSLIARRLGCDDAQTVQLGSPFDLPRQVKFIVDATMPGPADEGFEPALADRILRHVRETDGGAFVLFTSLATMERVARVVETELGRQQHPFFVQGRGLSRTTMLERFRDDTRSVLFGVNSFWQGVDVRGDGLRNVIITRLPFESPDKPLTKARGEKLTREGGDSFRDDQLPRAVLRFRQGFGRLIRSSQDFGRVVVLDSRILRKSYGRAFLKALPEGVEPEIDEGEGIDPPGVDE; encoded by the coding sequence GTGACGCTTCCCGCCGAATCAATGCTCTGCGAAGATGGCCCGCTGGCGCGGCGCCTTTCCGGCTTCGAGACGCGCCCGCAGCAGGTGGAAATGGCGCGGCGCGTGGAGGAGACGCTCGCCAAGCGCGGCCGTCTGCTGGTGGAGGCTGGCACCGGCGTGGGCAAGAGTTTCGCCTACCTCATCCCCGCGATCGCGCGGGCGGTGGAGGCCAAGGAGCGCGTGGTCATCTCCACCTACACCATCAGCCTGCAGGAGCAGCTCATCGAGAAGGATCTGCCGCTGCTTCGCGCCGCCTCGAGCGACGAATTCAGCGCGGTGCTGGTGAAGGGGCGCGGCAATTACGTCAGTCTGCGCCGCCTCAAGCTGGCCAGCGAGCGGCAGGAGCGGCTCTTCGGCGACGAGGAGGATCGCCACCAGTTGCACGCGATCGAGGATTGGGCCATGACCACCCGCGACGGCACGCTCTCCTCGCTGCCCGTGCTCAAGCCCGATTCGATCTGGGACCAGGTGCAGAGCGACACGCACAATTGCATGGGCAAGCGCTGCCCGACCTACGACAAGTGCTTCTACCAGTCGGCGCGGCGGCGGATGGAGAACGCCGACATCCTGGTCTGCAACCACGCCCTCTTCTTCAGCGATCTGGCGATGCGGGCCCGCGGCCGCGGCTTCCTGCCCGACTACGCCCACGCAATTTTGGACGAGGCGCATGAGATCGAGACGGTGGCCAGCGAACACTTCGGTTCGCGACTGACCGAAAGCGGCGTGCGGCATCTGCTGCGCACGCTCGTCTCCAGCAGCGGCAAGGGTTACCTGCCGCAACTTCGCCTGCAGAGCGCGGGCCTCGAGCGAGTGGAGCAGGCGGTGCGGAAGGTGGAGCTCTGCGAGCATGCCGCCGAAGCTCTCTTCATGGACCTGCGCCACCTGGCCCAGAACGGGTCCACGGATCCGGAGTCCGCCGGCGAGCAGCGCGTCCTGAGCGCCGCCGCCGTGGAGGACGCGCTGAGCGGCCCGATGGGCGAGTTGGCAGGCACGCTGCGGATGCTCCGCGAGTCGGCGGGGGAGGCGGACCAGTTCGAGCTGAACGCCTTTGCCGAGCGCGCGGAGGCCCACGCCAACACCTGCCGGGCGCTGGTCGCGCAGGAGATTCCGGGTTGCGTTTACTGGGTGGAAGCCCGGCGCCGAGGCCGCAAGCGCGGCCGCGCGACGGTCGAGCTGCAGGCAGCGGCCGTGGACGTGGCGCCGCTGCTGCGCGAGCAACTCTTCTCGCGGAATATTTCGGTGGTGCTCACCAGCGCCACCCTGGCCACCGACGCGGATGACTTCTCGCTGATCGCGCGGCGCCTCGGCTGCGACGACGCGCAGACTGTTCAACTGGGGAGCCCCTTCGATCTGCCACGGCAGGTCAAGTTCATCGTCGACGCGACCATGCCCGGTCCGGCGGACGAAGGCTTCGAGCCGGCGCTGGCCGACCGGATCCTGCGCCATGTGCGCGAGACCGATGGCGGCGCCTTCGTTCTCTTCACCAGCCTTGCCACCATGGAGCGCGTCGCCCGCGTCGTGGAGACGGAGCTCGGCCGCCAACAGCACCCATTCTTCGTGCAGGGCCGCGGACTCTCGCGCACCACCATGCTCGAGCGCTTCCGCGACGATACGCGCAGCGTGCTCTTTGGCGTGAACAGCTTCTGGCAGGGGGTGGACGTGCGCGGCGACGGACTTCGCAATGTGATCATCACGCGGCTGCCCTTCGAGAGCCCGGACAAACCGCTCACCAAGGCGCGCGGCGAGAAACTCACGCGCGAGGGGGGCGACTCCTTCCGCGATGACCAGTTGCCCCGCGCCGTGCTGCGCTTCCGTCAGGGCTTCGGGCGGCTGATCCGCTCAAGCCAGGATTTCGGGCGCGTCGTGGTGCTGGATTCCCGGATTCTGCGCAAGAGCTACGGCCGCGCGTTTCTCAAGGCTCTGCCCGAAGGCGTGGAACCGGAGATCGACGAGGGCGAGGGCATCGATCCGCCCGGTGTTGATGAGTGA
- the rsmG gene encoding 16S rRNA (guanine(527)-N(7))-methyltransferase RsmG, with the protein MNRVPAPPPHFHEALKSQSIELDPGDEEKLTEFLSHLLHVNQQFNLTAIKDPAEAWVKHIADSLSLLPFLMALEAKQVADIGSGGGLPGIPLAIAMPGTHFSLIESTGKKARFLSEAVQRLGLKNVTVLTERIEEAAAFRRKEREGMDAVTCRAVGQLASIIELAVPLLKVGGVLLAIKGERAPQEIAASDRALELLHAKVDTTTRTPTGTIVAVVKLAKTSRLYPRDQGLPSRKPLGIVEAKDAGPEPR; encoded by the coding sequence ATGAATCGCGTGCCCGCGCCGCCGCCGCACTTCCATGAAGCGCTCAAGTCGCAGTCGATCGAGCTCGATCCGGGCGACGAGGAGAAGTTGACGGAATTTTTGTCGCACCTGCTCCATGTCAACCAGCAGTTCAACCTGACCGCCATCAAGGACCCGGCCGAGGCGTGGGTCAAGCACATCGCCGACAGCCTGTCGCTGCTTCCATTCCTTATGGCGCTGGAGGCGAAGCAGGTCGCGGACATCGGTTCGGGGGGCGGGTTGCCGGGTATTCCGCTGGCCATCGCGATGCCGGGGACGCACTTCAGCTTGATCGAAAGCACCGGGAAAAAGGCTCGTTTCCTCTCGGAGGCCGTGCAGCGGCTCGGGCTCAAGAATGTCACGGTCCTGACCGAGCGCATCGAGGAGGCCGCCGCCTTTCGCCGCAAGGAGCGCGAGGGCATGGACGCGGTGACCTGCCGCGCCGTCGGACAACTGGCGTCGATCATCGAGCTCGCGGTGCCGCTGCTCAAGGTCGGAGGCGTGCTGCTGGCCATCAAGGGCGAGCGCGCTCCACAGGAGATCGCCGCCTCGGACAGGGCACTCGAATTGCTCCACGCCAAAGTTGACACCACCACGCGCACGCCGACGGGAACGATCGTCGCGGTCGTGAAGCTGGCGAAGACCTCGCGCCTCTACCCGCGCGACCAGGGCCTGCCCTCGCGAAAGCCGCTGGGCATCGTCGAAGCCAAGGACGCCGGCCCCGAGCCTCGCTAG
- a CDS encoding FtsW/RodA/SpoVE family cell cycle protein, whose translation MSAAASMTSPPLGYTGGRALGRGGFSWLNSGWIVVAAAAMLTLLGCAAIATTEPSLAKRQLVLAVFGMVVAVAACLPSHKLLSKSAWPMYFISLFLLLLVLVPGTPEWIVRPKNGARRWISVGLFEFQPSEIAKLALVLVLAKWLRRPPALFKWRGFFAPFVIAMPLCLLTLIEPDLGSAMLFIPPVLAMLLVAGARKKHIATLIIGVLVMAPISYPFLWPHQRERVDALLAQFRGDDRYARDIGFQADRAMTLVGSGGFAGNGRDHAEALVRNNHLPEEHNDMIFAVICCRWGFLGGLFTWGLGLLYAGGAAICALSTRDSFSRLIATGVAAIVFTQISINTGMALGVLPVTGITLPFVSYGGSSMVSGWFATGIIFGLGLRKPRTLESLGGVR comes from the coding sequence ATGAGCGCCGCCGCGAGCATGACTTCGCCACCGTTGGGCTACACCGGCGGCCGCGCACTTGGGCGCGGCGGATTCTCCTGGCTCAACTCCGGATGGATCGTGGTCGCAGCGGCCGCGATGCTGACACTGCTTGGATGCGCCGCGATCGCGACCACCGAGCCATCGCTCGCCAAGCGACAACTTGTGCTGGCGGTATTCGGCATGGTCGTCGCCGTGGCGGCCTGCTTGCCCAGTCACAAGTTGCTCTCCAAGAGTGCGTGGCCCATGTATTTCATCTCTCTGTTCTTGCTGCTGCTGGTGCTGGTGCCTGGCACGCCGGAATGGATTGTGCGCCCCAAGAACGGCGCGCGGCGCTGGATCAGCGTGGGGCTGTTTGAATTCCAGCCGAGCGAGATCGCCAAACTGGCCCTGGTGCTGGTGCTGGCGAAGTGGCTGCGGCGGCCGCCTGCCCTTTTCAAGTGGCGCGGATTTTTCGCTCCCTTCGTCATCGCCATGCCGCTCTGCCTGCTGACGCTCATCGAGCCCGATCTTGGCTCGGCGATGCTCTTCATTCCGCCGGTGCTGGCCATGCTGCTGGTGGCGGGGGCAAGGAAGAAGCACATCGCCACGCTCATCATCGGAGTGCTGGTGATGGCGCCGATCTCCTACCCGTTCCTCTGGCCGCATCAGCGCGAGCGCGTTGATGCGCTGCTGGCACAGTTTCGCGGCGACGACCGCTACGCCCGCGATATCGGGTTCCAGGCGGACCGGGCAATGACGCTGGTGGGCTCGGGCGGTTTCGCGGGCAACGGACGCGACCACGCCGAGGCCCTGGTGCGCAACAATCATCTTCCTGAGGAGCACAACGACATGATCTTCGCCGTCATCTGCTGCCGGTGGGGGTTCCTTGGCGGGCTCTTCACCTGGGGACTCGGGCTGCTCTACGCCGGCGGCGCCGCGATCTGCGCGCTCTCCACGCGGGACTCCTTCTCGCGGCTCATCGCCACCGGCGTGGCGGCCATCGTCTTCACGCAGATCTCCATCAACACCGGCATGGCCCTGGGCGTGCTGCCGGTGACCGGTATCACGCTGCCCTTTGTCAGCTACGGCGGCTCGAGCATGGTCTCGGGCTGGTTCGCCACCGGAATTATTTTTGGACTCGGGTTGCGAAAGCCGCGCACCCTTGAAAGCCTCGGAGGCGTCCGATGA